The nucleotide window GGAACCGCTGCCAGGCCCGGGGATCAGTTTACCGTGGCAACGGTCACCAAGCAGCCGTCTCCGTGTCGCCTGGCAACGGTTGCTGTGCAGGATTGTTCTACCCGGCTGCCCAGCCAGGCCGTCGCGGCCCGGAGCCGGCTCAGTTTGCCCGGCATGGCCTCCACGTCGGTGCTGGTGGCCCACGAGGAGGCCGCGGCACCCTCCGCGACCTACTCCTATTGCAGCCGGCCCCGGGCCGTGCCCGCCAGGCGGAGGTACCGCACCTCCCTGGACGCAATCGAGGCGTGAGTACCGTTGCAGGACCAAGTCGGAAGGCCCAAACGTGGCCTGAGCCAGAGAGGATCACGCTAAAGACGCAACAGAGTGTTTATCTTgcagctttcccccaaagctgcaAGCCTCCAGAGGCatcggactacaattcccatggggATTGTAGCCCGACGCCTCTGGAGGCGGCCATCCTGATAAAAATGCAGGTTATGGGTGTGTTTTCTCGGACTGAGCAGACATCGGGTCTCTGTAATGGGCTGAAGCtaactattattttttaatcctctttttctctcccacctCCTTCCCCTTAATTTCATGCTCCACAGCGACGAGGATCCAATTCACTATGCAAACCTCATGTACGAGAGAAGAGTGGTCCGTGGCAACACGTACGCCCTTCACGTGTTACCTTGGGTGGGTGTTTCTTCTCCCAGAAATCCTTTCTAATTTTCCTCTTCCGTATGGGTAAGCAATTAAGCTTAAAACTTCCATGCTCCAGGCAAAAGGGAGCAGTTCAGCCCACCCCCAGGCGAAACCAAGCAGCGGAACGACCTGCCACAAGTTTTAATCTTGAGTTGATCCTCTTTGAACCTTTAGATGACTCGTACATTTATAAATATGACAGGAGGTGCTGGGGTGAATTTGGGTAGCTTTTAAAAAGGGTTTGAACAGATTTAGAGGGGAGGAGAAGCAGGGGGAAATCTAGCAGAAGGCCGTGGGGAATTCTGCCCCTCCCGCTCTTATGGGACTCAaatacccatcagccccagctagcacgaGCAATGGCCAGAGAGACTCGGAGTTGTGGTTAAGCGACATTTGGAGGGGCGCCGTTTCCTAGACCCTCAGTCTTGCGTTTTGCAAAGTCCCGTCAAGCAAAACGCCCGGATCTTTGCCCTGGGAACATTGCAGTTTGGATTTCTACTGGCGGGGTTTGCCGTGGAAGAGGCAGTGACACGGGTCATGGGAGAGCGGTTGGACGGACTCCCTTCCCGGAAACACTTCTGTCTCCCCAGAAAACCCTAGAAGCCTGGAGTTGGGCCAGATTTAGGgttacagcactatgaaagcggtgtatggtctgtgccttatgggccccaacagttgtccgtgcacttcaatgccgctataaagcagccgtgtggctcctaccttttagataccgctttcataccactttcatagtgcaatccaAGGGCCAGATTTCATTTTAGAGAAGCTTCCTATAGCCAGTAACGCAGCCGTAGGAGAACGATTTCAGCCTTTCAATATGCGGGAAAACGGCACAAAAACAGGAAATCAAAAAATGAACAGCGGTTTggagaaggggtggagccaagggaaggAGGCGGGGCTGTCTGGTGAATCCCATTTGGCCAATTTAGCCCCAATCCTGTACTGCTCACTCCTGCGTTTACTTAAATTCAATTTTCCCTAGACAGCCTTCCTTGAGCTGTGCCATCCAACTCCCATCTTCAGACGTTTtggattccagctcccatcagccacaggcagTATGAACATTGGTCGGGAATCCTGAGAGCTGGGCTCTGAAACGTTGGATAGGcacccagattggggaaagctgatttaatTGTTACGGCCAGCATGTGATCCAACCAGCCCACCAGCTCAGGGGTCGGCAGTTAAGTTGACATTGGGGGTAGAAATGTacgaattttaaaaaatcatcatcatcataaaatatCCACTCCGTCTGCGTTTCACCGATTGTCAGTCGCCTTTCGTTCCGTCTTCCTCTCATTGGTGGAATCggaatttttttttcaatttcccaaatttgcgcaaatgtgcgTTTGCGCCGATTCAAACGTGCGAAAATGCACATCTCCTCAATATGTGCATTTTCCTGCTTTAGcccatggggaaatgtgcattttcagccagtgggtttttttaaaagtatttttctaCGATTTATGTAAAATCCTGGGAAgtaaaaatcaaatgaaaataaataaaacggtcctcaagtccacagaatccgtgGGTCGGATTCATAGATAATCAAACTCACTTGACGCCATTGCGAATTTCTCCGGCGTGCGTAACCATGGGGGTCGCAGCCTCACCAGCTTCGACGGCTTCTCTGGTGTCCAGAATAACATCCCAGAAAATGTTTTCTGCCTTATTTTCGTTCCCGCCTTCCAGAGCAGTGAACCTGACCCCCTTGAACTCCAACGGCAGCGAGAAGCCCAACGGAAAGCCCTGGCGAGGAAGCGAGCGAAGGAGCAGCTGCGGACGAGGACGCCCGACCCTTTGGAGGGCCGGCGGCATGTGGACGTGCAAACAGGTAGCCCACCGGGACGGCTTGCGATGAAAAAAGATGTTTGAACAATACGTACCTGATACGAAGCAGCCCCGGCCGCTCCTGGAAAGGCTGTATTTACACCCGGTTGCTAAAACCCAAGATGGTGTTCTTCACGCCTTGCACAAACCGCTACTTTTTGTTACAGCGCCCCGGTAGCTCTTCAAAAGTAGGGGTGTGTCAGCATCCCTAGACCCTCCCCGAAAGGGGGGCGAGATATTTCCGCATGGTGTTGGAGCTGTTGTTTAAGAAGCATCCATCTTTGTTTCTGAGGTCTGGTGGGGGGAATAGGATAGTGAATCAGTGAGCCTTGCAGTCAGCCGGTCTGAAGGGTGCTCCGCCGTGCCGTTTCAGAACTGTACCTGGAAGAGTTGGCCAACCGCCTCATCGAGGTCGACGTGGAGTGCCAGACGGATGCGTTCCTCGACAGGCCCGCGACTCCGCTCTTCGTCCCCGCGAAGACGGGCAGAGACGTGGCCACGCAGATATGGGAAGGAGAGGTACGGGGGttgaatcgtagaatcatagaatagcagagttggaaggggcctacaaggccatcgagtccaaccccctgctcaatgcaggaatccaccctaactgATTGATAGTTACGCTGCTGCTGACGACATCTCTAAAATATATCTCTAAGCGGTTTACGTATGTTAAGATACGTTAGAATATCCAATAATTACGAAAACATTGGTATATAAAGCATTGATAAAAACCAGGACAACCCCAGAATTAACTGGGGTTAATTCACGCAGCTTTTCGATTTCGACATCGAAGTCCGCCCGATGCTCGAGGTTTTGGTGGGCAAGACGATCGAGCAGGCGCTGCTGGAGGtcatggaggaagaggagctggCGGACCTGCGGGCGCATCAGCACGTCTACCACGAACTGCGCTACGCGGAGCTCGCGGAGGTGCAGCGCCTGGAGGAGCAGGAGCGGCGGCACCGAGAGGAAAAGGTAGCAGGGTCAGGGCCGAGGAGACGGGCGGCGCTCAAAGTGTCCGGCAGGGTTCAGTTTAGAATGGGGGGCGGTTCTGTTGAGGGCTACGTTTTTTCAGGGGTAATAATTGTTAGGCCACATAGCAGGGGTGGATCAGGCCTGAGTCAAGCCCTCTTCTTCCTTGTCTTTGTTTCAATGacaccccttcctctctctctcactttcaatgacaccccttctttctctctctctttcaatgaCACCCCTTCCTCTATCTCTCTTTCAATGacaccccttcctctctctctctctctctttcaatgacaccacttctttctctctctctttcaatgaCACCCCTTCCTCACTTTCAATGacaccccttcctctctctctctctctctctctctctttcaatgacaccccttctttctctctttcaatgacaccccttctttctctcttgccaccccttctttctctctttcaatgacacccctcctctctctttttcagtgCCACCCCTTCTTTTtatctctgccaccccttctttctctctctgccacccctcttctctctctctctctcattgacaccccttcctctctctctctttttcagtgccaccgcttctctctctctctgccaccccttctttctctctttcaatgccaccccttctctcccgTTCTCTTTTTCAATGccaccctttctttctctctcccaccccttttctctttctttctctgccaccccttctctctctccgtcTCAGCGCCATCCCTTCCCACTCTCTCACTCCTCTgccacaaaaacaaaccaacccagaaaaaccgggccagctTTGCACGGGGAGCAGTTGGGGGAATGTCGAAATAAAGAGCGGTCCTACGTTGCCTATTCCTCTTCCCCGCCTAGGAGCGTCGTAAAAAGCAGCAGATACAAGTcctgcaaaaggaaaaagagaccTCGGAGAAGATCGCTGCCCGTGCCTTTGCTCAGCGGTACCTCTCGGACCTCATTCCTTCAGTCTTTGGCAGTCTTCGCGACAGCGGCTATTTCTTTGACCCCGTGGAAAGAGGTGGGTGGTGGCTGACTTCTCGGTGGTGGGCCCCCAGGATAGGGAGAACCACGCTGCCGTAGGCCTCCGCAGGTCTGGGATCCCCCTTGAACCCTTGTTTGCTGCTTGGGACTTCGGAACGGGTGTGGGACTGGAGTTGTGGTCCGAAGCATCAGGAGTCCCCACGCGGGAGGAAGCGGATGTCATATTTCACCAGGACTCATCAGAACCACCCCATTCTTGTATCCCACAGACATTGAGGCCGGATTCTTCCCGTGGGTGATGACCAAGGTGGAAGAGACCATGGAGACGAAGGTTCTTGGCCGAGTGATCACTGACAGTGAGTCAACGTCTATATTTTACGTAGCAACTGTGATTGTTGTTCTCTGCTTTGGCCTCTGTCTATACACATATTGGCTCCTGGGTCCTGCGCTGTCCCTGGGTCACGAGGCGGCCCCGGTGGCGGGGAGCCGTGCCGGAGTTCAGTCTGACCCAGCTACAGTTGTCCACTATGCGTGTTACTTAAATCGCAGccgtaatttgcagaaattaccaAAGTTACcaaaaatctgtgcaaattatgtCAGTTGCAGCCACCATTTCCGCAAACTGCATAAATTGCAGCCGTAATTTTGCAGAAATCaggcaaatctgtgcaaattgcagacaCAAAAAATCTGTTTGGGTAAAAGTTACGACAgactttggaggggggaaatcgaGGCTCGGGCTGCAAATGCAAGCCGAGCCAGGCCTCCTATGCCGTGAGCCAGAGCTCCAAGCGACGAACATCCCTACCCAGAGACCGTAGATAACAAAGTGGGAATCCTTCGTCCAACAACAAACTTCCCTATGTGGGTGTGATGCATCCTTGCCAGATCTAGAACAGAATTATCccaggctgccatttttttatcttttcctgTCATTCAgagttgctgtgtgtgtgtgtgtgtgtgtcgggccCTCTGCCTTGATACTCTGGGGTCCAACCATCTGCCCTAGCTGGGAATTGTTGTACCTCGATACACGTGGAGGGCCCTAGCTTGAGGAAGCCTGCCCTGGCACAACCCCCAAAATCCTCTGCAGCTTGGCAACAGGATGAACAGCCCCCCGAAGTACCAGGCGTTTTGACGTTTCCAGCAGGGGATATTATCATTTACGGTCCCTGGCAGGACAGAACTTTAACAGGGTGTAAAAACTCCCTTTGCAGGCATAATTCGGGACGTGATGGAAATGAGGCTGAATTGTTTTGAAAATGGTGAATTGCCCAAGCGACTGGAAGTCGTCCAATCTCCCGAGGAGGAAGATGAGCAGGAGGTCTTCGTCGAGACGGGGCTGGCTGAAATGTCACCTCAACCGGAAGCCTCGGAGCAACCGGAAGGTCCCGGCCAACCGGACGCCCCACCCCAGCCAGAAGCCTCAGATCACCCAGAAGCCTCGGGTCGGCGACCGAGTTCGGGGGAACCGGAACCCTCAGATCAAACGGGAGCCGCAGATAAGGGCAACGCAGCGGAAGAGCCGGAATCCAAGCTGCCTGGTGCCCAGTGACGGCCGAATTAATCAGGTAATCGGGGTAGGGGAGAATAGGCCCGGTCCCAAAGAGGATGCGCTGAATTAGGCCACATTGAAGGACAGcaaattggggcggggggggtcgGTCACACACTCCGTCCCTCATCAAGGGCAGAACTAGCGGGTTTTATAGcagggggtggagtggagtgggtcGAACTCTGCTGTTTGATATTATCCAACACCcttccaaggggaggggagggtgcaccgtgtaccgttctggtcaccacacctacaaAAGGGTAGTATAGAGttggaaaatcatagaatcatagaacagcagagttggaagggtcccacaaggccatctagtccaaccccctgctcaatgcaggaatccaccctaaagcatccctgacagagggttgtccagctgcctcttgaaggcctctagtg belongs to Elgaria multicarinata webbii isolate HBS135686 ecotype San Diego chromosome 23, rElgMul1.1.pri, whole genome shotgun sequence and includes:
- the LOC134413171 gene encoding radial spoke head protein 3 homolog B-like, giving the protein MASTSVLVAHEEAAAPSATYSYCSRPRAVPARRRYRTSLDAIEADEDPIHYANLMYERRVVRGNTYALHVLPWSSEPDPLELQRQREAQRKALARKRAKEQLRTRTPDPLEGRRHVDVQTELYLEELANRLIEVDVECQTDAFLDRPATPLFVPAKTGRDVATQIWEGELFDFDIEVRPMLEVLVGKTIEQALLEVMEEEELADLRAHQHVYHELRYAELAEVQRLEEQERRHREEKERRKKQQIQVLQKEKETSEKIAARAFAQRYLSDLIPSVFGSLRDSGYFFDPVERDIEAGFFPWVMTKVEETMETKVLGRVITDSIIRDVMEMRLNCFENGELPKRLEVVQSPEEEDEQEVFVETGLAEMSPQPEASEQPEGPGQPDAPPQPEASDHPEASGRRPSSGEPEPSDQTGAADKGNAAEEPESKLPGAQ